One genomic segment of Vibrio penaeicida includes these proteins:
- the lpdA gene encoding dihydrolipoyl dehydrogenase: MSKKKILLALAIVGFIVLWFSLDLGRFLTLETAKQQQEQLSSLIAENPLLSSVTYFVIYVIVTALSLPGAAIMTLLGGALFGFGWGLLLVSFASSVGATLAFLFSRFLLRDWVQNKFGERLSAINEGVEKQGKFYLFTLRLIPVFPFFVVNLLMGLTPIKARDFYWVSQLGMLAGTAVYVNAGTQLAEIDSLAGIISPPILLSFVLLGLFPLIAKKLVDIIAARKVYEGWKKPAKFDTNMVVIGAGSGGLVSAYIAAAVKAKVTLIERHKMGGDCLNTGCVPSKALIRAAHTMKEISQAKRFGIDAGEAKADFGAVMDRVQHVIADIEPHDSIERYSSLGVDCVTGEAKVLSPWEVEVNGKRLTTKNIVIATGARPLVPGIPGLSDVEYLTSDNVWELREQPEKLLVLGGGPIGCELAQSFSLLGSEVALVEMAEQILIREDREASDLVASHLTEDGVNLLTGHKAAQFGRDEQGQFAELEHQGETKRVYFDKVLLALGRVANVKGFGLEELGIEVTDRGTVDVNEYLQTKYPNIFAVGDVCGPFQLTHAAAHQAWYAAVNGLFGQFKKFKADYRVMPAATYTTPEVARVGINESEAKAKGINYEVSTYGIDDLDRAITDGADIGFIKVITPKGKDTILGVTIVGHGAGELLAEFTLAMKYNLGLNKILGTIHPYPTMSEAAKYTAGVWKKANAPEKLLEWVQKFHGWQRGK, from the coding sequence ATGAGCAAAAAAAAGATACTTCTCGCACTCGCGATTGTTGGGTTCATAGTTTTATGGTTTAGCCTAGATTTAGGTCGCTTCCTAACCTTGGAAACAGCAAAACAGCAGCAGGAACAATTGTCTTCTCTGATTGCTGAAAACCCTCTGCTTTCCAGTGTGACCTACTTTGTAATTTACGTCATCGTGACCGCGCTATCACTGCCTGGTGCAGCCATTATGACGTTATTAGGCGGCGCATTGTTTGGATTTGGCTGGGGCTTGCTATTGGTTTCATTCGCCAGCTCTGTAGGGGCAACACTAGCGTTCTTATTCAGCCGATTCTTACTGCGCGATTGGGTTCAAAACAAATTCGGCGAGCGCTTATCAGCCATTAACGAAGGTGTTGAAAAACAAGGTAAATTTTACCTATTCACTTTACGTCTAATCCCTGTATTCCCTTTCTTTGTCGTTAACCTTTTAATGGGCTTAACGCCAATCAAAGCACGCGATTTTTACTGGGTAAGTCAACTGGGTATGTTGGCGGGAACAGCAGTATACGTTAACGCCGGTACTCAGCTTGCTGAAATCGACTCGTTAGCGGGCATTATTTCACCACCAATTTTGCTTTCATTTGTTTTACTTGGTTTGTTCCCATTAATTGCCAAGAAACTGGTCGATATTATTGCGGCTCGTAAAGTGTATGAAGGCTGGAAGAAACCCGCTAAATTCGATACCAACATGGTGGTTATCGGTGCTGGTTCTGGTGGTTTAGTTTCAGCTTACATTGCTGCCGCGGTTAAAGCGAAAGTCACCTTGATTGAGCGCCATAAGATGGGCGGTGACTGTTTGAACACAGGTTGTGTGCCTTCTAAAGCACTGATTCGTGCCGCGCACACAATGAAGGAAATCTCTCAAGCGAAGCGCTTTGGAATTGATGCCGGAGAAGCGAAAGCCGATTTTGGCGCGGTAATGGATCGTGTTCAACACGTCATTGCGGACATTGAACCTCACGATTCTATCGAGCGCTATTCTTCGCTGGGTGTCGATTGTGTGACTGGCGAAGCGAAAGTTCTATCCCCTTGGGAAGTGGAAGTAAATGGTAAGCGTCTCACCACGAAGAATATCGTTATCGCAACTGGTGCTCGCCCACTGGTTCCGGGTATCCCAGGTTTAAGCGATGTTGAATACCTCACTTCCGACAACGTATGGGAACTGCGTGAGCAGCCTGAAAAACTGTTGGTGTTAGGTGGCGGTCCTATTGGTTGCGAACTTGCACAAAGCTTTAGCCTACTTGGATCTGAAGTTGCTCTGGTTGAAATGGCGGAACAAATCCTAATTCGTGAAGATAGAGAAGCGTCTGATCTCGTAGCAAGCCATTTAACCGAAGACGGTGTCAACCTGTTAACGGGTCACAAAGCCGCGCAATTTGGCCGTGATGAACAGGGGCAGTTTGCCGAGCTTGAACACCAGGGCGAAACCAAACGCGTCTACTTCGATAAAGTGTTACTTGCACTCGGTCGCGTTGCCAATGTGAAAGGCTTTGGCTTAGAGGAGCTCGGCATTGAAGTTACGGATCGTGGCACGGTTGACGTCAATGAATACCTACAAACTAAGTACCCTAATATCTTCGCTGTTGGCGATGTGTGTGGCCCATTCCAATTGACTCACGCTGCCGCGCACCAAGCTTGGTATGCAGCCGTAAATGGCTTGTTTGGGCAGTTTAAGAAATTTAAAGCCGACTACCGTGTGATGCCAGCGGCAACGTACACTACACCAGAAGTCGCTCGTGTTGGTATCAACGAAAGCGAAGCAAAAGCCAAAGGCATTAACTACGAAGTGTCGACTTATGGCATTGATGATCTAGACCGCGCCATTACCGATGGAGCAGACATCGGCTTCATTAAAGTGATCACACCAAAAGGAAAAGACACTATTTTGGGTGTCACGATTGTGGGGCACGGAGCAGGTGAATTGCTGGCTGAATTTACTTTAGCCATGAAGTACAACTTAGGTTTGAACAAAATTCTAGGTACGATTCACCCTTACCCAACGATGAGTGAAGCGGCGAAATACACTGCTGGGGTATGGAAAAAAGCCAACGCACCAGAAAAACTGTTGGAATGGGTTCAAAAATTCCACGGTTGGCAACGTGGTAAGTAA
- a CDS encoding response regulator transcription factor: MPNCRILLVEDDKEISRLTKMYLEAEGYKVDAICDGLDAVDAVKNTSPDLVILDLMLPGKDGATICQEIREFYDGMIVVLTASEDELTEVSLFKFGADDYITKPVRGHILVARIEALLRRYQKSQSAPDPQSLSNYGISLCLTRKIACYHETKLNLTESEFDILHLLLENSNKPVSREIFCQSARGIEYNFNDRSIDMRVSGLRKKFSMANVTTAFIKTVRNQGYMLTHV; this comes from the coding sequence ATGCCAAATTGTAGAATTTTATTGGTTGAAGATGATAAGGAAATATCTCGCCTGACTAAGATGTACCTCGAAGCCGAAGGCTATAAGGTAGACGCTATCTGCGACGGTTTGGATGCTGTCGACGCGGTTAAAAATACTTCCCCAGATCTTGTGATTTTAGATCTCATGTTACCCGGAAAAGACGGCGCAACCATATGCCAAGAAATTCGGGAGTTTTACGATGGTATGATCGTCGTTCTAACTGCTTCAGAAGATGAACTTACTGAAGTAAGCCTATTTAAATTTGGGGCAGACGACTACATCACCAAACCCGTTCGCGGTCATATTCTTGTTGCTCGGATTGAAGCCCTTTTAAGGCGCTATCAAAAATCCCAATCAGCACCGGATCCTCAATCTCTTTCAAACTACGGCATTTCGCTATGTCTAACCCGAAAAATTGCGTGCTATCACGAAACTAAGCTCAATCTTACTGAGTCAGAATTCGATATTTTGCACTTGCTGTTAGAGAACTCGAACAAGCCCGTTTCACGAGAAATTTTCTGCCAGTCTGCTCGCGGCATTGAATACAATTTTAATGATCGATCTATCGACATGCGCGTTTCTGGTTTACGTAAAAAGTTTTCAATGGCGAACGTTACAACCGCGTTCATTAAAACAGTTAGAAATCAGGGTTACATGCTGACTCATGTTTAA
- a CDS encoding ribonucleotide-diphosphate reductase subunit beta yields MIVKNKFSLFPIQYEEIWQAYKTHEAAFWTTEELDFAQDLPDLQKLTEGEQHFIRHVLAFFAQSEGMINENLLTRFYGEIEIAEARCFLALQAFNEVIHAETYALQLETYIPDVEERERLFNAIDNVPTVKRKAQWVMKWISSDKPLAMRLIAFGLVEGLFFAGSFCAIYYFRKRGLLAGLAASNDLIARDEGLHFSFSALLFKTLGQGKVTQAEFEEICREAVSIEKEFVTEALPVDLIGMNADLMCQYIEHTADVIAGLFGFNPVFGSENPFDYMRLLDMEGKTNFFEKRVTEYKRPQDRQLAFDADF; encoded by the coding sequence ATGATAGTAAAAAACAAGTTCAGCCTTTTTCCTATTCAGTACGAAGAAATTTGGCAAGCATACAAAACCCATGAAGCCGCTTTTTGGACCACTGAAGAATTAGACTTTGCTCAAGATCTGCCTGATCTACAAAAACTGACAGAAGGTGAGCAGCACTTTATCCGTCACGTGTTGGCATTCTTCGCACAAAGTGAAGGCATGATCAATGAGAACTTGTTGACCCGTTTTTACGGTGAGATTGAAATTGCAGAAGCGCGCTGCTTCCTTGCTCTGCAAGCATTCAATGAAGTTATTCACGCCGAAACATACGCGCTTCAATTGGAAACTTACATACCGGATGTCGAAGAGCGTGAGCGTTTGTTCAATGCCATCGACAACGTGCCAACGGTGAAGCGTAAAGCCCAATGGGTGATGAAGTGGATCTCTTCAGACAAACCACTAGCGATGCGCCTTATTGCGTTTGGTTTAGTGGAAGGGTTGTTCTTTGCGGGCAGTTTCTGTGCGATTTACTACTTCCGCAAGCGCGGTTTATTGGCGGGTCTTGCAGCAAGTAACGACCTAATCGCACGTGATGAAGGCTTGCACTTTAGCTTCTCGGCATTGCTATTTAAAACATTGGGTCAAGGTAAAGTGACTCAAGCGGAATTTGAAGAGATATGCCGTGAAGCGGTATCTATCGAAAAAGAGTTTGTGACAGAAGCATTGCCTGTGGATCTGATTGGTATGAATGCGGATCTAATGTGCCAATACATTGAACATACTGCTGATGTTATCGCTGGGCTATTTGGATTTAACCCTGTTTTTGGCTCAGAGAACCCATTTGATTACATGCGCCTTCTTGATATGGAAGGGAAAACCAATTTCTTTGAAAAACGTGTGACCGAATATAAGCGTCCACAAGATCGTCAACTGGCATTTGATGCCGATTTCTAA
- a CDS encoding PnuC protein, which yields MDYSQYYGIDWLAMVLTFLAIWQIGNKNRIGFMLMMCGNSSWVVVGYLTDSLAMIIANIIFFSMNLRAIIKWSRSPKASLE from the coding sequence ATGGATTACTCGCAATACTATGGAATAGACTGGCTCGCAATGGTGCTAACTTTTTTGGCCATTTGGCAGATTGGCAATAAAAACAGAATAGGCTTCATGCTAATGATGTGCGGTAACAGTAGCTGGGTAGTGGTTGGTTACCTCACTGACAGCCTAGCCATGATCATTGCCAACATCATTTTCTTTTCAATGAATTTACGAGCCATCATCAAATGGTCTCGATCGCCAAAAGCTTCCTTGGAATAA
- a CDS encoding ATP-binding protein, whose protein sequence is MFKIFNSMFTRLYLGIVAGLGLTVMVFLHLGEEYMHRTDVEIFLNDASFFVNQYIEERGQPNSLYKELERTGKQRFYIFDMALLKDWDESKPCANCEFMFYMKGLPVYLINGCHFAVVMPIPNSSSSLFFSEHGEFFEPQFEWYENSEIHFVLALLATLVVSLGALIYMPVRRIQKQINLLVSAQRKFGQGCLTTRTTERYSHPIRELADGFNSMAEDIESRVRQSQIFTQAIPHEIRTPLSRIQMASDLARIQTPIQDRAIFNNIDTYVDDIKELSTKIVQLSKLNLAGSIDKASKNSDIYISDFCSDRLNKITECQGEYVVNCKTGNTVLNADETLCQLVIDNFITNATRYGKEKVRLSLTCFKTHWAIDIEDDGPGIPLDKRKEIFMAFSRLDRSRNADSGGFGLGLAIAASAAKTLNWTISVDDSELGGARFTVLVPLEVKPQQKKVDIQTYQFDTTTL, encoded by the coding sequence ATGTTTAAAATTTTCAATTCCATGTTCACTCGGCTGTATCTTGGTATTGTCGCCGGGTTAGGGTTAACCGTTATGGTTTTCCTCCATCTCGGTGAAGAATACATGCATCGCACTGATGTCGAGATATTCCTCAACGACGCGAGCTTTTTCGTCAATCAATACATTGAGGAAAGGGGGCAACCCAACTCGTTATACAAAGAACTGGAACGAACAGGTAAGCAGCGCTTTTACATTTTTGATATGGCGCTGCTCAAAGACTGGGATGAGAGTAAACCCTGTGCTAATTGCGAATTCATGTTTTACATGAAAGGGTTACCGGTATACCTCATAAACGGTTGTCACTTTGCCGTTGTCATGCCCATACCTAACTCTTCGTCCAGCTTGTTTTTCAGTGAACATGGCGAATTTTTTGAACCTCAGTTTGAGTGGTACGAAAACTCAGAAATTCATTTCGTACTCGCACTATTAGCAACACTAGTGGTGAGCTTAGGCGCGCTCATTTACATGCCGGTCCGTAGGATTCAAAAGCAAATTAACCTGTTGGTCAGCGCTCAACGTAAATTTGGTCAAGGCTGTTTAACAACCCGTACTACAGAGCGGTATTCACATCCTATTCGGGAATTAGCTGACGGATTTAATAGCATGGCGGAAGACATCGAGAGCCGAGTTCGCCAAAGCCAAATCTTCACCCAAGCCATTCCTCACGAAATTCGTACGCCGCTAAGCCGTATACAGATGGCTTCCGACCTCGCTAGAATACAGACTCCAATTCAAGATAGAGCCATCTTCAATAACATCGATACTTACGTCGACGACATAAAAGAACTGTCGACCAAAATTGTGCAGCTCTCTAAATTGAATTTGGCAGGGAGCATCGATAAGGCCAGCAAGAATTCCGACATTTATATTTCCGATTTTTGCAGCGACCGTCTAAACAAAATTACGGAATGTCAGGGAGAGTATGTTGTTAATTGTAAAACGGGCAACACGGTTCTTAATGCGGATGAAACACTCTGTCAGCTCGTAATAGACAACTTCATAACCAACGCTACTCGTTATGGTAAAGAAAAAGTTAGGCTGAGCCTAACCTGTTTCAAAACTCACTGGGCTATAGATATTGAAGATGATGGACCGGGTATCCCGCTTGATAAACGCAAAGAGATCTTTATGGCATTTTCTCGCTTAGATAGAAGCCGAAATGCCGACAGTGGCGGGTTTGGACTTGGGTTAGCCATAGCAGCAAGTGCCGCTAAGACTCTAAACTGGACCATCTCAGTCGATGACAGTGAATTAGGTGGCGCACGCTTCACCGTTTTGGTTCCGTTAGAAGTTAAGCCTCAGCAGAAAAAAGTTGATATACAAACCTACCAGTTCGATACCACGACATTGTAG
- a CDS encoding AraC family transcriptional regulator: protein MKNQYDRKMKNVCEFIHQNLDQCLTVKRLSQVAHFSEYHFHRQFSAYFGVSVAKYITQTRLKRASYELCFLKEKSITDIAMDAKYEFSESFSRAFKKEYGISPMAFRMNPDWLSWNQKMKKTTIPTVSVMNVNITDFKETKVAVLEHLGPAEKVNESVMKFVQWRKSTGLSPISQSRTFGLIYHDPAIVEPNEFRFDICGEVLKPIPNNEFSVVNKTIPQGRVAVLRHTGSHDLMDEKVHYLYGKWLPESGEETGDFPCFFHYHNFFPEVAEHELITDIFLPLSGRT from the coding sequence GTGAAGAACCAATACGATAGAAAAATGAAAAACGTCTGCGAGTTTATCCATCAAAACTTGGACCAATGTTTGACGGTAAAACGGTTAAGCCAAGTAGCTCATTTTTCTGAATATCACTTCCATCGACAGTTTAGTGCGTATTTTGGTGTCAGCGTAGCAAAATACATTACCCAAACTCGCCTAAAAAGAGCCTCCTATGAGCTGTGTTTTCTGAAAGAGAAAAGCATTACAGACATTGCGATGGATGCGAAATATGAGTTTTCTGAATCATTTTCTCGTGCGTTCAAAAAAGAGTATGGCATATCGCCAATGGCTTTTCGCATGAATCCGGATTGGCTGTCATGGAACCAGAAAATGAAGAAGACAACAATACCAACGGTGAGCGTGATGAATGTAAATATTACTGACTTTAAAGAAACAAAAGTAGCTGTATTAGAACACTTAGGACCTGCTGAGAAAGTGAATGAGTCCGTGATGAAGTTTGTCCAATGGCGAAAATCGACGGGGTTATCTCCCATCTCTCAGAGCCGAACGTTTGGGCTCATTTATCATGATCCGGCGATCGTTGAACCGAATGAATTCCGTTTCGATATCTGTGGTGAAGTGTTAAAGCCAATCCCAAATAATGAATTTAGTGTGGTGAACAAAACCATACCACAAGGGCGAGTAGCCGTTTTAAGGCACACCGGATCTCATGATCTTATGGACGAGAAGGTGCACTATCTTTACGGAAAGTGGTTACCAGAGAGTGGTGAGGAGACGGGAGATTTCCCATGCTTTTTCCACTATCATAATTTCTTTCCGGAAGTGGCTGAGCATGAATTAATTACCGATATTTTCTTGCCACTTTCGGGAAGAACATAA
- a CDS encoding glutaredoxin family protein encodes MQIEMFSKDNCPQCVTAANWIAQQGMKLHQLKLDKDFDRESLFELFPTARSYPQFRVNGEAVGDFESLKRQLAFASEAAF; translated from the coding sequence ATGCAAATAGAGATGTTTAGCAAGGACAACTGTCCACAATGTGTCACAGCGGCAAATTGGATTGCTCAGCAGGGTATGAAGCTTCATCAACTGAAGTTAGATAAAGACTTCGACCGTGAATCCTTATTTGAACTCTTCCCAACAGCGCGCAGCTATCCGCAGTTTAGAGTGAATGGCGAAGCGGTAGGCGATTTTGAATCGCTGAAAAGACAGTTGGCCTTTGCATCAGAAGCAGCATTTTAA
- a CDS encoding MATE family efflux transporter, whose translation MSQITASQKNDSVTSTFWRYAVPSIVAMVVSGLYQVIDGIFVGHYVGGEGLAGINMAFPVLAVVIGIGLLIGMGGGSVISIKRGEGNTQSVNHSLFTSIFLVLITGMVGAIFLVISSDSILSIQGASNTPRAFAEDYIDILTMGTVLTIGAAALPMLVRNDNSPNLATAFIVVGALANILLDYVFLAHLNMGLKGAAIATLIAQLATCLLALWYFISKHSEASLNQGKFSFKIAKQIFELGASSLVMFIYFGFVLALHNKLFMMYGDATHVAAFAIVGYIASLYYYFTEGIANGMQPPVSYYFGAKQYDNIIKTVKLALAVSVGLGIVVVLLVNVYPLAAISLFTTGDVALTDATAQGVKLHLLGIYLDGFLFAASVYFMAIGLGGKALFVSAGNMFIQLPFLWILPKYLGVDGIWLSVPASNIALTVIVLPMLIKSLRNLKEEAQHPEPLPAT comes from the coding sequence ACTGCCTCTCAAAAAAATGACTCTGTAACGAGTACGTTTTGGCGTTACGCCGTTCCGTCTATCGTTGCTATGGTAGTGAGTGGTCTTTATCAAGTCATTGACGGGATTTTTGTCGGTCATTACGTTGGAGGAGAAGGGCTTGCGGGGATCAATATGGCATTCCCTGTTCTGGCGGTTGTTATTGGGATTGGGTTATTAATTGGCATGGGTGGCGGCAGTGTTATATCTATCAAGCGTGGAGAGGGAAACACTCAGTCCGTTAACCATTCATTATTCACATCCATCTTTCTTGTTCTCATTACAGGGATGGTAGGGGCAATATTTCTGGTGATTTCGAGCGACTCAATATTGTCCATCCAAGGTGCTTCAAATACACCAAGAGCATTCGCAGAAGATTACATTGACATATTAACTATGGGAACGGTGTTGACTATTGGCGCTGCCGCACTTCCGATGTTAGTTAGAAACGATAATAGCCCTAATCTAGCGACAGCCTTTATTGTCGTAGGAGCGTTAGCCAATATTTTGCTGGACTATGTGTTTTTGGCACACCTCAATATGGGATTAAAAGGGGCAGCCATCGCTACGTTAATAGCACAACTAGCAACGTGCCTTTTAGCCCTTTGGTATTTTATCAGCAAGCATTCCGAAGCTTCTTTGAACCAAGGAAAGTTCTCATTCAAAATTGCTAAGCAAATCTTTGAATTGGGCGCATCTAGCTTAGTTATGTTCATATACTTCGGCTTTGTATTAGCACTGCACAATAAGCTATTTATGATGTACGGCGATGCAACTCATGTCGCGGCCTTTGCCATCGTCGGTTACATAGCCAGTTTGTATTACTACTTCACGGAAGGGATAGCCAATGGAATGCAGCCCCCAGTGAGTTACTATTTTGGTGCTAAGCAATACGACAATATCATTAAGACAGTCAAGCTGGCTCTGGCAGTATCCGTAGGGTTAGGTATTGTTGTGGTGCTGCTGGTGAATGTATATCCACTAGCTGCTATTTCTTTATTTACCACGGGTGATGTGGCATTAACTGATGCAACAGCGCAGGGCGTTAAACTTCACTTGCTAGGCATTTACTTAGATGGTTTCTTATTTGCTGCTTCTGTTTACTTTATGGCAATAGGTCTTGGGGGCAAAGCCTTATTTGTCTCAGCTGGGAATATGTTTATCCAACTGCCCTTTTTATGGATTTTACCGAAATATCTTGGTGTAGATGGCATTTGGCTATCAGTACCTGCTTCGAACATTGCTCTTACGGTTATCGTGTTGCCTATGTTAATTAAGAGCCTTAGAAACCTAAAAGAAGAGGCACAACATCCTGAGCCTCTGCCAGCAACATGA
- a CDS encoding ribonucleoside-diphosphate reductase subunit alpha codes for MDVIKRDGRKEKTSLDKVTRRAEALSDGLKVEPIAVAQKVVSGLYDGIKVTEIDVFLAETSASLAAEHPDYAKLAARVLVSSLQKETQGFQWATKKLAEIGILSDEYVAQVQRQGPELAELIDYKRDYQFDYFGYKTLERSYLLKADGVIIERPQDMYMRVAIAVAGDNIEQIKELYDMLSLGYYTHATPTLFNAGCKMQQLSSCFLLAMQDDSISGIYDTLKDCALISKSAGGIGLHIHNIRASGAPIIGTNGISNGIIPMLKVFNETARYVDQGGGKRKGSFAIYLEPWHADIEAFLDLRKNHGKEEFRARDLFLSLWVPDLFMERVEQDGDWTLFSEHSAKGLSDVYGDEFVALYEKYEREGLGLKTVKARQIMTQIIESQAETGTPYMLYKDSCNVKSNQKNLGTIKSSNLCAEIMEVSTANETAACNLASLALPKCIIDGEFDFERLHEITKIAIKNLDRVIDVNYHPTDKIEKSNHAHRPVGLGIQGLADVFFKLHLPYDSEEARALNRDIAETMYHASLEASCELAQDLGTYSSYDGSPASQGIFQFDLWNEQPSERWDWSSLRNNISQHGLRNSLLIAQMPTASTAQILGNNEAFEAQTSNIYKRQTLSGEFIIVNRHLVKTLEERGLWTAAVRDSIILNNGSLQNIASIPEDVKAVYRTVWELSQKAIIDMSADRGPYVCQSQSLNLWLASPTFAQINAMHFYAWKRGLKTGMYYLRSKPSANAVKMTVGNNDEDCVGCGA; via the coding sequence ATGGACGTAATAAAACGCGACGGGCGAAAAGAGAAAACTAGCCTGGACAAAGTTACCCGAAGAGCAGAGGCACTGTCAGACGGTCTTAAGGTAGAACCTATAGCAGTGGCTCAAAAAGTAGTAAGTGGCCTGTATGATGGCATTAAGGTGACAGAGATTGATGTTTTCCTAGCAGAAACATCAGCCAGCTTGGCAGCAGAGCACCCAGATTATGCAAAGCTTGCAGCACGTGTGTTGGTGAGTTCACTTCAAAAAGAGACTCAAGGCTTCCAGTGGGCGACGAAGAAACTGGCCGAAATTGGCATTTTATCGGACGAATATGTTGCTCAAGTGCAGCGCCAAGGTCCTGAGCTTGCAGAACTCATTGATTACAAACGTGATTATCAGTTTGACTACTTCGGGTACAAAACGTTAGAGCGTTCATATCTGCTCAAAGCAGATGGTGTGATTATTGAACGTCCGCAAGACATGTACATGCGTGTTGCGATAGCAGTGGCCGGTGACAACATTGAGCAAATTAAAGAGCTCTACGACATGTTGAGCTTGGGCTATTACACTCACGCAACGCCAACGCTGTTCAATGCTGGCTGCAAAATGCAGCAACTTTCATCTTGTTTCCTTTTGGCCATGCAAGATGACTCCATTTCAGGCATCTACGACACGCTAAAAGATTGCGCGCTGATTTCAAAATCGGCGGGTGGAATTGGCTTACACATCCACAATATTCGGGCATCCGGCGCACCAATCATCGGTACGAACGGTATTTCGAATGGCATCATCCCGATGTTGAAAGTGTTCAATGAAACCGCTCGTTACGTAGATCAAGGCGGCGGTAAACGAAAAGGTTCTTTTGCGATTTACCTAGAACCTTGGCATGCCGACATTGAAGCTTTCCTAGACCTGCGAAAAAACCATGGTAAGGAAGAATTCCGTGCTCGTGACCTATTCCTGTCACTTTGGGTTCCAGACTTGTTTATGGAGCGCGTAGAGCAGGATGGTGATTGGACGTTGTTCAGTGAACACAGCGCGAAAGGGCTTTCTGACGTTTACGGTGATGAGTTTGTTGCCCTGTATGAGAAATATGAACGTGAAGGACTAGGGCTCAAAACAGTTAAAGCGCGTCAAATTATGACTCAAATTATTGAGTCTCAAGCAGAAACTGGCACGCCTTACATGTTGTATAAAGACTCGTGTAACGTGAAATCGAACCAAAAAAATCTGGGTACGATCAAGTCGAGTAACTTGTGTGCTGAGATCATGGAAGTATCGACAGCCAATGAAACCGCCGCTTGTAACTTGGCTTCACTGGCATTACCTAAATGCATTATTGACGGTGAGTTCGACTTCGAGAGGCTCCACGAAATCACCAAAATCGCGATTAAGAATTTAGATCGCGTGATTGATGTGAATTACCATCCAACAGACAAAATCGAAAAATCGAACCACGCTCACCGACCAGTTGGTTTGGGTATTCAAGGCTTGGCAGACGTATTCTTCAAGTTGCACTTACCTTATGACAGTGAAGAAGCGCGTGCTCTGAACCGCGATATTGCTGAAACCATGTATCACGCTTCTCTGGAAGCATCGTGTGAGTTAGCACAAGATCTGGGAACTTACAGCAGTTACGATGGCTCACCTGCCAGCCAAGGTATTTTCCAGTTTGATTTATGGAATGAACAACCGAGCGAGCGCTGGGATTGGTCTTCACTGAGAAACAACATTTCTCAACATGGTCTTCGCAACTCACTGTTGATTGCTCAAATGCCAACCGCATCTACTGCTCAAATCTTGGGTAACAATGAAGCATTTGAAGCGCAGACCAGCAATATCTATAAGCGTCAGACACTGTCTGGTGAGTTCATTATTGTTAACCGTCACTTGGTTAAAACGCTAGAAGAACGCGGCTTATGGACGGCAGCTGTTCGTGACTCCATCATTTTGAACAACGGTTCCTTACAAAATATTGCGTCGATACCTGAAGATGTAAAAGCGGTTTATCGTACGGTATGGGAACTTTCTCAAAAAGCGATCATCGACATGTCGGCAGATCGTGGCCCGTATGTATGTCAATCACAGAGCCTTAACCTATGGCTAGCATCTCCAACGTTTGCTCAGATTAACGCCATGCATTTCTACGCTTGGAAACGCGGACTGAAAACGGGCATGTACTACCTGAGATCCAAACCTTCTGCTAACGCGGTGAAGATGACCGTCGGTAACAACGATGAAGATTGCGTAGGCTGTGGTGCTTAG